A single window of Salmo trutta unplaced genomic scaffold, fSalTru1.1, whole genome shotgun sequence DNA harbors:
- the LOC115186597 gene encoding zinc finger protein 180-like, producing the protein VHQRTHTGNKPYSCGQCGMSFGQSCQLTLHQRTHTGEKSYSCDQCGKSFGRSGHLTQHHRTHTGEKPYSCGQCGKSFGQSGQLTIHQRIHTGEKPYSCGQCGKSFVASRSLTLHQRTHTGEKPYSCGQCGKSFGRSCHLTQHKRTHTGEKSYSCGQCGKSFGQSGELTVHQRTHTGEKPYSCGQCGKSFGQSGQLTIHQRIHSGEKSYSCDQCGKSFGGSGQLTVHQRTHTGEKPYSCGQCGKSFGQSGSLTLHHRIHTGEKPYSCDQCGKRCTTSGQLTLHQRTHTG; encoded by the coding sequence gtgcaccagagaacacacacaggaaataaaccttatagctgtggtcaatgtgggatgagttttggcCAATCTTgccagctgacattacaccagagaacacacacaggagagaaatcttacagctgtgatcaatgtgggaagagttttggtcgatctggccATCTAACTCaacaccacagaacacacacaggagagaaaccttatagctgtggtcaatgtgggaagagttttggtcaatctggccagctgactatacaccagagaatacacacaggagagaaaccttatagctgtggtcaatgtgggaagagttttgtggCATCTAGAAGtttgactctacaccagagaacacacacaggagagaaaccttatagctgtggtcaatgtgggaagagttttggtagatcttgccatctgactcaacacaagagaacacatacaggagagaaatcttatagctgtggtcaatgtgggaagagttttggtcaatctggagagctgacagtgcaccagagaacacacacaggagagaaaccttatagctgtggtcaatgtgggaagagttttggtcaatctggccagctgactatacaccagagaatacattcaggagagaaatcttatagctgtgaccaatgtgggaagagttttggtggatctggacagctgacagtgcaccagagaacacacacaggagagaaaccttatagctgtggtcaatgtgggaagagttttggtcaatctggatctctgactctacaccatagaatacacacaggagagaaaccttatagctgtgatcaatgtgggaagagatgtactacatctggccagctgactctacaccagagaacacacacagga